Proteins from one Algicella marina genomic window:
- a CDS encoding DsbA family protein has product MNDRFTRRSALRTGLALGTLAASGLPAFAQEEERKVVEMFKGEAEAPVTVIEYASFTCPHCANFHKTVFPQIRANFIDEGKVKFVMREVYFDRFGLWAGMLARCGGEMRYFGIVDILFEKQKEWIGNGEPATVIQNLYGIGRQAGLTQEDMEACLQDKAFAEALVAEYQKNATADEVSGTPSFVVNGEKVKNMDYEPFADLLNSKLES; this is encoded by the coding sequence ATGAACGACAGATTCACCCGCCGCTCCGCCCTCCGCACCGGCCTCGCCCTCGGCACGCTGGCCGCCAGCGGCCTGCCCGCCTTCGCGCAGGAGGAGGAGCGCAAGGTCGTGGAAATGTTCAAGGGTGAAGCCGAAGCACCGGTGACGGTGATCGAATACGCCAGCTTCACCTGCCCCCACTGCGCCAACTTCCACAAGACGGTCTTCCCACAGATCCGCGCCAATTTCATCGACGAAGGCAAGGTCAAGTTCGTGATGCGCGAAGTCTATTTCGACCGTTTCGGCCTCTGGGCCGGAATGCTCGCCCGCTGCGGCGGCGAGATGCGCTATTTCGGTATCGTCGACATCCTGTTCGAGAAGCAGAAGGAATGGATCGGCAATGGCGAACCGGCGACAGTGATCCAGAACCTCTACGGGATCGGTCGCCAGGCGGGGCTGACGCAGGAAGACATGGAGGCCTGCCTGCAGGACAAGGCCTTTGCCGAAGCCTTGGTCGCCGAGTACCAGAAGAACGCCACCGCGGACGAGGTTTCCGGCACACCGTCCTTCGTCGTCAACGGTGAGAAGGTCAAGAACATGGATTACGAACCGTTCGCCGACCTGCTCAACAGCAAGCTCGAAAGCTGA
- the lpxK gene encoding tetraacyldisaccharide 4'-kinase — protein sequence MRQPGFWQADRGNAGVLPLLLSPLAQIWTEAARRRVARPPIFTPQVPVICVGNISIGGTGKTPVVTALLARLADRKPHVISRGHGGSLDGPLRVEPTHRADEVGDEPLLLAAFGPVWVAKARAEAAVAAQAAGAGTIIMDDGFQNPEVAKTVNIVVVDAETGFGNGRVIPAGPLREPLAAGLARADLLVTLGPEAAQARLEGDWPEIAGKPRLRARLAPLAMGLPWKGRRVLAFAGIGRPAKFFATLRAEGADVVATRSFSDHAPYGPAILSRLKADAQAAGAQLVTTEKDAVRLPDDFRREVQVLPVRLESADWAPLDAALSQI from the coding sequence ATGAGGCAGCCGGGTTTCTGGCAGGCCGACCGAGGGAATGCGGGGGTGCTGCCGCTGCTGCTTTCCCCCCTCGCGCAGATCTGGACGGAGGCGGCGCGGCGGCGTGTGGCCCGTCCGCCGATATTTACACCACAGGTGCCGGTTATCTGTGTCGGCAATATTTCCATCGGCGGCACGGGCAAGACGCCGGTGGTGACAGCGCTGCTGGCGCGTCTGGCCGACCGCAAGCCACATGTGATCAGCCGCGGCCATGGCGGCAGTCTGGACGGACCTTTGCGGGTAGAGCCAACGCATCGGGCGGACGAGGTCGGGGACGAGCCGCTGCTGTTGGCGGCATTCGGGCCGGTCTGGGTGGCCAAGGCGCGGGCGGAGGCGGCGGTGGCAGCACAGGCGGCGGGCGCCGGGACGATCATCATGGATGACGGCTTCCAGAACCCCGAAGTCGCCAAGACCGTGAACATCGTGGTTGTCGATGCCGAAACCGGCTTCGGCAATGGCCGGGTTATTCCTGCAGGGCCGTTGCGGGAGCCACTGGCTGCAGGTCTTGCGCGCGCCGATCTACTGGTGACGCTGGGGCCGGAGGCCGCGCAGGCACGGCTGGAGGGTGACTGGCCGGAAATCGCCGGGAAGCCGCGCCTGCGCGCACGGCTGGCACCGCTGGCGATGGGGTTGCCGTGGAAGGGCCGGCGGGTATTGGCCTTCGCCGGTATCGGACGGCCCGCGAAATTCTTTGCCACGTTGCGCGCCGAGGGGGCGGATGTGGTGGCGACGCGCAGTTTCAGCGACCACGCGCCCTACGGCCCTGCGATCCTCTCACGGTTGAAGGCCGATGCGCAGGCAGCCGGTGCGCAACTGGTGACAACCGAGAAGGATGCGGTGCGCCTGCCGGACGATTTCCGCCGCGAGGTGCAGGTTCTTCCCGTGCGGCTGGAGAGCGCTGACTGGGCGCCGCTGGACGCGGCGCTCAGCCAGATCTGA
- a CDS encoding MAPEG family protein, whose amino-acid sequence MAEVLPALYVVAFYAGLLGLVHLWLMAAVGMARGKQKVSIGDGGDPFMIRIMRGQANFCENVPITLVFLLIMALLGTPAWVLHLFGITLLAARLIHGWHFTRPDAPGWQRAAGAGLTVLLQFAIVAGLIVHGLNGMMG is encoded by the coding sequence ATGGCAGAAGTGCTTCCAGCGCTATACGTGGTTGCGTTCTACGCCGGTCTTCTCGGGCTGGTGCATCTGTGGCTTATGGCTGCCGTTGGCATGGCGCGGGGCAAACAGAAAGTGTCCATCGGTGATGGCGGCGACCCGTTCATGATCCGGATCATGCGTGGACAGGCGAATTTCTGCGAAAATGTGCCGATAACGCTGGTGTTCCTGCTGATCATGGCACTGCTGGGCACACCGGCATGGGTGTTGCACCTGTTCGGCATCACCCTGCTGGCCGCCCGGCTGATACACGGCTGGCATTTCACGCGACCTGATGCACCGGGCTGGCAACGGGCTGCCGGTGCCGGGCTCACGGTGCTGCTGCAATTCGCGATAGTGGCCGGGCTGATCGTGCACGGACTGAACGGGATGATGGGATGA
- the modC gene encoding molybdenum ABC transporter ATP-binding protein, with protein MSLDVRIRQTVPGFTLDVDFSAPPGVTALFGRSGAGKTSVVDAVAGLRRPQAGRIVVDGTVLFDSSAGVDVPRHRRRVGYVFQEGRLFPHLNVRRNLLFGQRFGGESAVSFDHVVGMLGIGGLLARRPAGLSGGEKQRVAIGRALLSGARVLLMDEPLASLDEARKAEILPYLQRLKAEAGMPILYVSHALPEIAQLATTLVVMQDGRVLRSGPASEMLSDPAAMPMLGARNAGAVLRTEVLGPGPDGLSRLGFAGGELLVPEVEAVPGARLMVRIAARDVLIANTRPQGLAALNVLPATVLEIRGGEGPGAAVRLSVGGEVILARTTRASVAALSLAEGDACWAVLKATAVAREDIAPEG; from the coding sequence GTGAGCCTCGACGTGCGGATACGGCAGACGGTGCCGGGGTTCACGCTCGACGTGGACTTCTCCGCGCCACCGGGAGTGACGGCGCTGTTCGGGCGTTCGGGTGCGGGCAAGACATCCGTCGTCGATGCAGTTGCCGGGCTGCGGCGACCGCAGGCGGGGCGGATCGTTGTCGATGGCACCGTTCTGTTCGACAGTTCGGCGGGCGTGGATGTGCCCCGGCACCGGCGACGGGTTGGATACGTGTTTCAGGAGGGGCGGCTGTTCCCGCATCTGAACGTCAGGCGCAACCTGCTGTTCGGGCAGCGGTTCGGAGGCGAGAGTGCGGTGTCGTTCGATCACGTGGTGGGTATGCTGGGCATCGGCGGCTTGCTGGCGCGGCGGCCGGCGGGACTGTCGGGTGGTGAGAAGCAAAGGGTGGCGATCGGCCGGGCCCTGCTTTCGGGGGCGCGGGTGCTGCTGATGGATGAGCCACTGGCGTCGCTGGACGAGGCACGGAAGGCCGAGATCCTGCCTTATCTGCAACGGCTGAAGGCGGAAGCGGGGATGCCGATCCTATACGTCAGCCACGCTCTGCCCGAAATCGCGCAACTGGCGACGACGCTGGTGGTGATGCAGGACGGTCGGGTGCTGCGCAGCGGCCCGGCCAGTGAAATGCTGTCCGATCCGGCGGCCATGCCGATGCTTGGCGCCCGCAATGCCGGCGCGGTGCTGCGGACCGAAGTGCTGGGGCCGGGGCCGGACGGGCTGAGCCGGTTGGGCTTCGCCGGAGGCGAGTTGCTGGTGCCGGAGGTGGAGGCCGTGCCTGGTGCCAGACTGATGGTGCGGATCGCGGCGCGGGACGTGCTGATCGCCAACACGCGGCCGCAGGGGCTGGCGGCGCTGAACGTCCTGCCTGCGACGGTGCTGGAAATTCGTGGCGGCGAAGGTCCGGGTGCCGCGGTGCGGCTGAGCGTCGGCGGCGAGGTGATCCTTGCGCGGACGACGCGGGCCTCGGTGGCGGCGCTGAGCCTTGCGGAGGGTGATGCGTGCTGGGCGGTGCTGAAGGCGACAGCGGTGGCGCGCGAGGATATCGCGCCGGAGGGGTGA
- a CDS encoding acyl-CoA thioesterase, with translation MNETDAPQGTLCLQTIAMPADTNSNGDIFGGWLMAQMDLGASVLARTRSRGRVATVAVEGMTFLKPVHVGDLVTIWGDIEREGRTSMTIGLEVWVTRQPEGRVLKMTEARFIFVAVDEAGVKRPLPEV, from the coding sequence TTGAACGAGACCGATGCGCCGCAGGGAACGCTCTGCCTGCAGACCATCGCCATGCCGGCGGATACCAACTCCAACGGAGATATTTTCGGCGGCTGGCTGATGGCACAGATGGATCTCGGCGCCTCTGTCCTCGCCCGTACACGCAGCCGGGGACGGGTAGCGACGGTTGCGGTGGAGGGGATGACCTTCCTGAAGCCTGTGCATGTCGGCGATCTGGTAACCATCTGGGGCGATATCGAACGCGAGGGCCGAACCTCGATGACCATCGGGCTGGAGGTGTGGGTGACACGCCAGCCGGAGGGGCGGGTGCTGAAGATGACGGAGGCTCGGTTCATCTTCGTGGCGGTGGATGAAGCCGGAGTGAAGCGGCCGTTGCCGGAAGTTTAA
- the modA gene encoding molybdate ABC transporter substrate-binding protein, whose amino-acid sequence MSPIHRLLLFLALILAQPARAEEPVTVFAAASMKTVLDGMLVDWPGVRASYAGSATLARQIGLGAPADIFVSANADWMDALQADGMLSAASRVDVAGNGLVIVGPAGAAPLELSDLPARLGEGRLAIGQVEAVPAGIYGKVALQHLNLWETVKERLAEGENVRAALALVARGEAPLGLVYATDAMVGDVAVVARLPEESHPPIRYPAAVIAGRERPEVMAFFAYMTGPEGAARFREAGFLPPPE is encoded by the coding sequence ATGTCCCCCATCCATCGCCTGTTGCTGTTTCTCGCATTGATACTGGCCCAGCCTGCCCGCGCCGAAGAGCCGGTGACGGTGTTCGCCGCCGCCAGCATGAAGACGGTGCTTGACGGAATGTTGGTGGACTGGCCCGGCGTGCGGGCCTCCTATGCCGGGAGTGCGACACTGGCACGGCAGATCGGGTTGGGTGCGCCGGCCGACATATTCGTGTCCGCCAATGCCGACTGGATGGATGCGCTGCAGGCGGACGGGATGCTTTCGGCAGCAAGTCGGGTGGACGTGGCCGGCAACGGGCTGGTGATCGTCGGCCCTGCCGGCGCGGCACCGTTGGAGTTGTCGGACCTGCCCGCGCGTCTCGGCGAGGGGCGGCTGGCGATCGGGCAGGTAGAGGCGGTGCCCGCGGGAATTTACGGCAAGGTGGCGTTGCAACACCTCAACCTGTGGGAAACGGTGAAAGAACGGTTGGCCGAGGGCGAGAACGTACGGGCGGCGCTGGCGCTGGTGGCGCGGGGCGAAGCACCACTGGGGCTGGTCTATGCCACCGACGCAATGGTCGGCGACGTGGCGGTCGTTGCCCGTTTGCCGGAAGAGAGCCACCCGCCGATCCGGTATCCAGCGGCGGTGATCGCCGGGCGGGAACGGCCGGAAGTGATGGCATTCTTTGCTTACATGACGGGGCCGGAAGGGGCGGCGCGTTTCCGGGAGGCAGGCTTTCTGCCGCCGCCGGAATGA
- a CDS encoding TldD/PmbA family protein — protein MSVDLKDLAHQLLAAAKKAGAEASDVLVAEDNGTSMEIRGGALEQAERAEGVDLGLRVLMGQRQACVAISDSRPAAIAEMAARAVAMAKEAPEDPDIGLATQDQLATGWDVAALDLEDTVAAPTPPDLEDLARRAEAAAMAKKGITQVSDAGASAGRTRIYLATSNGFEGGYARTSFGISCVAICGEGLAMERDYAYETRMHMADMPDAESIGALAAERALARAGSKRPKTGAYPVIFDERISSGLIGHLISAINGASIARGTSWLKDAMGEQVLPEGLSITKEPGRKRASGSRPFDAEGLPVTERALVEDGILKSWLLDLGTARKLGLTPSGDAVRGTNGPPMPGLGNLSLTQGSQSLEDLIREMGEGFLVTSLMGASINANTGDYSRGASGFWVRGGEIAEPVNEGTIAGNLRDMLKTITPANDARQHLSRRVPSLRVEGLTIAGN, from the coding sequence ATGAGTGTCGATCTGAAAGACCTCGCGCACCAGTTGCTGGCGGCGGCGAAGAAAGCGGGGGCAGAGGCTTCCGACGTGCTGGTGGCCGAGGACAACGGCACCTCCATGGAAATTCGCGGCGGCGCGCTGGAACAGGCAGAGCGGGCCGAGGGTGTCGACCTCGGGCTGCGGGTGCTGATGGGCCAGCGTCAGGCCTGCGTGGCGATTTCCGACAGCCGCCCGGCGGCGATCGCCGAAATGGCGGCGCGGGCCGTGGCGATGGCAAAGGAAGCGCCGGAAGACCCCGACATCGGGCTGGCAACACAGGATCAACTGGCCACCGGCTGGGACGTCGCCGCGCTGGATCTGGAAGACACGGTCGCGGCACCGACCCCGCCCGATCTGGAAGACCTCGCCCGACGGGCCGAGGCGGCGGCGATGGCAAAGAAGGGCATCACCCAGGTTTCGGATGCCGGTGCCAGCGCTGGCCGCACGCGCATCTACCTTGCCACCAGCAACGGGTTCGAGGGCGGCTACGCGCGCACGAGCTTCGGCATCTCCTGCGTTGCCATCTGCGGCGAAGGGCTGGCGATGGAACGGGACTATGCCTACGAGACCCGGATGCACATGGCTGATATGCCGGATGCTGAGAGCATCGGCGCCCTGGCGGCGGAACGGGCTCTGGCACGGGCCGGATCGAAGAGACCGAAGACGGGCGCCTATCCGGTGATCTTCGACGAGAGGATTTCCTCCGGGCTGATCGGGCACCTGATCTCGGCGATCAACGGCGCCTCGATCGCACGGGGAACAAGCTGGCTGAAGGACGCGATGGGCGAACAGGTGCTGCCCGAGGGGCTGTCGATCACCAAGGAACCGGGGCGAAAGCGGGCCAGCGGCTCCCGCCCATTCGATGCCGAGGGGCTACCGGTGACGGAGCGGGCGCTGGTGGAGGACGGTATCCTGAAATCATGGCTGCTGGATCTGGGCACGGCCCGGAAGCTGGGGCTGACACCCTCCGGCGACGCGGTACGCGGCACCAACGGGCCACCGATGCCGGGGCTTGGCAATCTATCGCTGACTCAGGGCAGCCAGAGCCTTGAGGATTTGATCCGCGAAATGGGCGAGGGTTTCCTTGTCACCTCGCTGATGGGTGCCTCGATCAACGCCAATACCGGCGATTACTCGCGCGGTGCCTCCGGTTTCTGGGTGCGCGGCGGCGAGATCGCCGAACCGGTGAACGAAGGCACCATTGCCGGGAACCTGCGCGACATGCTGAAGACGATCACCCCCGCGAATGACGCCCGCCAGCATCTTTCGCGGCGCGTACCGTCGCTGCGGGTGGAAGGATTGACGATTGCCGGAAACTGA
- a CDS encoding DUF4170 domain-containing protein, giving the protein MAKQLLHLVYGGELVDPQSNEFRDVAEIDVVGIFPNYATAYDAWKGAAHKTVDNAHMRYFIAHLHRLTDAEEETSATQKAG; this is encoded by the coding sequence ATGGCCAAGCAGCTTTTGCATCTCGTCTACGGGGGCGAACTCGTCGATCCGCAGTCGAACGAGTTCCGCGACGTCGCGGAGATAGATGTTGTCGGTATCTTTCCGAATTACGCCACGGCGTATGATGCGTGGAAGGGTGCGGCCCACAAGACGGTGGACAACGCCCATATGCGCTATTTCATAGCGCATCTTCACCGCCTGACGGACGCGGAAGAAGAGACGAGCGCGACTCAGAAAGCGGGCTGA
- a CDS encoding 3-deoxy-D-manno-octulosonic acid transferase, with amino-acid sequence MRRSLGLGLYLFASWLAFGTARRMVKKRLDNGKEHETRHPERLGTASLPRPKGPLIWLHAASVGEALSLLDLVDRILKRRPDVHVLVTTGTVTSAELMEKRLPERAMHQFVPVDAARVVKRFLNHWRPDVAVWTESELWPALIHHTHRTGCPMYLVNARMSERSARRLHRSLGLGRAVLQRFRRILAQDETAAVRFVYAGAPPEIVEITGSLKESAMPLPVDEAALKSFSGKLAGKQIWLAASTHPGEEEIVSAAHRQARRTAHGLILILVPRHPERGSAVAKELRAAGWRVAQRSAGEELTRDTEIYLADTMGEMGLWYRLAPVSFVGGSLVEVGGHNPYEPGLLGSAILHGPYVHNFEAAYESFHAANAAVRVPRGDELGRSLVETLPADRTAALAANAWRVTSDGTDTAQMLCDLLTAELPQAQDAA; translated from the coding sequence ATGCGACGCTCCCTCGGGCTCGGCCTATATCTGTTCGCGTCCTGGCTGGCGTTCGGAACGGCGCGGCGGATGGTGAAGAAACGGCTCGACAACGGCAAGGAGCACGAGACACGGCATCCCGAACGACTGGGCACGGCCTCGCTGCCCCGGCCGAAGGGACCGCTGATCTGGCTGCACGCGGCCAGCGTCGGCGAGGCGCTTTCCCTGCTCGATCTGGTGGATCGCATTCTCAAGCGGAGGCCAGACGTGCACGTGCTCGTCACCACCGGCACGGTGACCTCCGCGGAACTGATGGAGAAGCGCCTGCCGGAACGGGCGATGCATCAGTTCGTGCCCGTCGATGCCGCGCGGGTGGTGAAGCGGTTTCTGAACCACTGGCGGCCGGATGTCGCCGTGTGGACGGAAAGCGAACTGTGGCCCGCGCTGATCCACCACACCCACCGGACGGGCTGCCCGATGTACCTTGTGAATGCCCGGATGTCGGAGAGATCGGCGCGGCGGCTGCATCGCTCGCTCGGGCTGGGGCGGGCAGTGTTGCAGCGATTCCGGCGAATTCTGGCCCAAGACGAGACAGCGGCCGTGCGCTTCGTCTATGCCGGTGCGCCGCCGGAGATCGTGGAGATCACCGGATCGCTGAAGGAAAGTGCCATGCCACTGCCGGTGGACGAAGCGGCATTGAAGAGTTTTTCCGGCAAGCTGGCCGGGAAGCAGATCTGGTTGGCGGCATCCACCCATCCGGGCGAGGAAGAAATCGTCTCCGCTGCGCACCGTCAGGCGCGGAGAACGGCGCACGGCCTGATCCTGATTCTTGTGCCCCGCCATCCCGAACGCGGATCGGCGGTGGCGAAAGAGTTGCGGGCGGCGGGCTGGCGGGTGGCGCAACGCAGCGCCGGCGAGGAACTGACGCGCGACACGGAAATCTACCTCGCCGACACGATGGGCGAGATGGGGCTCTGGTATCGGCTTGCGCCGGTCTCGTTTGTCGGCGGATCGCTGGTGGAGGTGGGGGGCCACAACCCGTATGAGCCGGGTTTGCTCGGCTCTGCGATCCTGCACGGACCATATGTTCACAATTTCGAAGCCGCCTACGAGAGTTTCCACGCGGCCAACGCCGCCGTGCGGGTGCCGCGTGGCGATGAACTGGGTCGTTCGCTGGTGGAAACGCTGCCGGCGGACCGGACGGCGGCGCTGGCGGCGAACGCGTGGCGGGTGACATCGGATGGCACGGACACGGCGCAGATGCTGTGCGATCTGCTGACGGCGGAACTGCCACAGGCGCAGGACGCGGCATGA
- a CDS encoding 3'(2'),5'-bisphosphate nucleotidase CysQ produces the protein MPETEARLLVAAAVSAGVIAKQYFGRDPDVTLKADNSPVSEADMAVNRLLEQELRSARPEYGWLSEESPDSAERLSAERTFIVDPIDGTRAFLAGESAWGIAISVVEAGEVIAAAFHMPAKSKTYVAGRGSGAWLNGRRLQVGSGKTLAEAEVLINKAALRSEHWHQPPKLPKPHFRPSLTYRLCLVAEGRFDAALTLRDAWEWDLAPGDLICREAGATVTTRGGALAVYNGASRLQPGLIAAPSALHSEIRGLLRQEGGAGLA, from the coding sequence TTGCCGGAAACTGAAGCCAGGTTGCTCGTCGCTGCCGCCGTATCGGCCGGTGTGATCGCAAAGCAGTATTTCGGCCGTGATCCGGACGTGACGCTGAAAGCCGACAATTCGCCGGTAAGCGAAGCCGACATGGCCGTCAACCGACTGCTGGAGCAGGAATTGCGCAGCGCCCGTCCCGAGTACGGCTGGTTATCGGAGGAAAGCCCCGATAGCGCGGAGCGCCTGAGCGCGGAAAGAACCTTCATCGTCGACCCCATCGACGGAACCCGCGCCTTTCTGGCCGGAGAAAGCGCCTGGGGTATTGCCATTTCGGTGGTCGAGGCGGGCGAAGTGATCGCAGCGGCATTCCATATGCCCGCCAAGTCGAAGACCTACGTGGCCGGCAGGGGCAGTGGCGCCTGGCTGAACGGGCGGCGGTTGCAGGTGGGAAGCGGCAAGACACTGGCCGAAGCGGAGGTGCTGATCAACAAGGCAGCGTTGCGGTCGGAGCACTGGCACCAGCCGCCGAAGCTGCCCAAGCCGCACTTCCGGCCTTCGCTCACCTACCGGCTGTGCCTTGTTGCCGAGGGCCGGTTCGATGCCGCCCTGACGTTGCGCGACGCCTGGGAATGGGATCTGGCACCGGGAGATCTGATCTGTCGGGAAGCCGGGGCGACGGTGACAACGCGCGGCGGCGCGCTGGCCGTCTACAATGGTGCCAGTCGCCTGCAACCGGGCCTGATCGCGGCCCCATCCGCCCTGCACTCGGAAATCCGCGGATTGCTGCGGCAGGAGGGCGGCGCCGGTCTCGCCTGA
- the modB gene encoding molybdate ABC transporter permease subunit, translated as MTWLGPDEWAAVALSLRVAIVATLVSLPFGILVAHALARWRFPGKWVLNTAVHLPLVLPPVVTGYLLLLLFGRQGAVGAWLAEIGIVFAFRWTGAVLAAAIMAFPLMVRAIRLAIEAVDRGLEDAAGTLGASRWAVFWHVTLPLALPGVLAGAVLAFAKAMGEFGATITFVSAIPGETETLPSAVYALLQVPGGDAAALRLVAVSVAVSVLALVASEVLARRVTR; from the coding sequence ATGACGTGGCTGGGGCCTGATGAATGGGCCGCCGTGGCGCTGTCGTTGCGGGTGGCAATCGTGGCGACACTCGTCAGCCTGCCGTTCGGCATCCTGGTGGCGCATGCGCTGGCGCGGTGGCGGTTTCCGGGCAAATGGGTGCTGAACACGGCGGTGCATCTGCCGCTGGTGCTGCCACCGGTGGTGACGGGCTACCTACTGCTGCTGCTGTTCGGGCGGCAGGGGGCAGTGGGCGCATGGCTGGCGGAAATCGGCATCGTATTCGCATTCCGCTGGACGGGCGCGGTGCTGGCGGCGGCAATCATGGCGTTTCCGTTGATGGTTCGGGCGATCCGGCTCGCGATCGAGGCGGTGGATCGGGGGTTGGAGGATGCCGCCGGCACGCTGGGGGCGAGCCGCTGGGCCGTGTTCTGGCATGTGACCTTGCCACTGGCATTGCCGGGCGTGCTGGCGGGCGCAGTGCTGGCCTTCGCCAAGGCGATGGGTGAATTCGGCGCGACCATCACCTTCGTTTCCGCGATACCGGGTGAGACGGAGACACTGCCCTCCGCCGTCTATGCATTGTTGCAGGTGCCGGGCGGAGACGCGGCCGCGCTGCGGCTGGTCGCCGTGTCCGTCGCCGTTTCGGTACTGGCGCTGGTGGCATCCGAAGTGCTGGCACGGAGAGTCACACGGTGA
- a CDS encoding DUF721 domain-containing protein, which translates to MAQTPKPGRKRRGFRQTGACIAADVRRVSEKRGFAETRLLTDWEEICGKDIAAVATPLRVSYGREGLGATLTIACQSARAPEVSMQAETIRTRVNACYGYNAIARIRVTQTGSADIPAGFAEGQAQFTPKAPPPLKPAVSAALEPIGDEGLRAALARLGQNVQTRTHQKD; encoded by the coding sequence GTGGCACAGACGCCAAAACCCGGACGCAAAAGACGTGGATTTCGCCAGACGGGCGCGTGCATCGCGGCCGATGTCCGTCGTGTCAGCGAAAAGCGCGGTTTTGCCGAAACCCGTCTGCTGACGGACTGGGAGGAGATCTGCGGCAAGGATATCGCCGCCGTCGCCACACCGCTCCGCGTTTCCTACGGCAGGGAAGGGCTGGGTGCGACGCTGACCATAGCCTGCCAGAGCGCCCGCGCCCCAGAAGTTTCGATGCAGGCGGAAACGATCCGCACCCGCGTCAATGCCTGTTACGGCTACAACGCCATAGCCCGTATCCGCGTCACCCAGACGGGCAGCGCGGATATTCCGGCTGGATTTGCCGAAGGGCAGGCCCAATTCACCCCAAAAGCGCCACCGCCGCTGAAGCCCGCCGTCTCGGCGGCGCTGGAACCAATCGGCGACGAGGGTCTGCGCGCGGCGCTGGCCCGGCTCGGACAGAACGTGCAGACCCGCACACACCAGAAGGACTGA
- the mutY gene encoding A/G-specific adenine glycosylase: MCNQAADPEILLAWYDIHARDLPWRVPPGADLRADPYAVWLSEVMLQQTTVAAVRKYFLDFTDRWPTVSDLAAADDDAVMAAWAGLGYYARARNLLKCARVVARDLDGRFPDTEAGLRDLPGIGPYTAAAIAAIAFERPATVLDGNVERVMARIHAVEAPLPGAKETLRGLAAALTPAARPGDYAQAVMDLGATICTPRNPACGICPWRQPCRARDLGIAETLPRKTPKAAKPVRRGIVYFAQRSDGAVLLERRPDKGLLGGMLGLPGGPWAEGEIVAAPPLEADWQITAGAVRHTFTHFHLILDVAMAPVDEGIEALTGRFFTPEEAGPDDLPTVMRKAYQFAAGQHRPSKVPKTDIA, encoded by the coding sequence TTGTGTAATCAAGCTGCCGATCCTGAAATACTGCTGGCCTGGTATGACATCCACGCGAGGGACCTGCCCTGGCGGGTGCCGCCCGGCGCGGACCTGCGGGCCGACCCCTATGCCGTATGGCTGTCGGAAGTGATGCTGCAGCAGACGACGGTGGCGGCGGTACGTAAATATTTCCTAGATTTCACAGATCGTTGGCCGACAGTGTCGGATTTGGCCGCCGCCGACGACGATGCGGTGATGGCAGCGTGGGCAGGGCTGGGTTATTACGCCCGCGCCCGCAACCTGCTGAAATGTGCGCGGGTGGTTGCGCGGGATCTCGACGGCAGGTTTCCCGACACGGAAGCGGGATTGCGGGACCTGCCCGGCATCGGCCCCTACACGGCGGCGGCAATCGCGGCCATTGCCTTCGAACGGCCGGCGACAGTGCTGGATGGCAATGTCGAGCGGGTGATGGCCCGGATACACGCGGTGGAGGCACCGCTGCCCGGCGCGAAGGAGACGTTGCGGGGGCTGGCGGCGGCACTGACGCCCGCGGCGCGGCCCGGAGATTACGCGCAGGCGGTGATGGATCTAGGCGCGACGATCTGCACTCCCCGCAACCCGGCATGCGGCATCTGCCCATGGCGACAGCCGTGCCGCGCCCGCGATCTGGGCATCGCCGAAACCCTGCCCCGCAAGACGCCGAAAGCCGCCAAGCCGGTTCGGCGCGGCATCGTTTATTTCGCACAGCGCAGCGATGGCGCGGTGCTGCTGGAGCGGCGGCCGGACAAGGGGCTGCTCGGCGGTATGCTCGGCCTGCCCGGCGGGCCGTGGGCCGAGGGCGAAATCGTGGCCGCGCCACCACTGGAGGCCGACTGGCAGATCACCGCTGGCGCCGTGCGTCATACTTTCACCCATTTTCACCTGATACTCGATGTCGCAATGGCGCCGGTGGATGAGGGCATCGAAGCGCTTACGGGCCGTTTTTTCACGCCCGAGGAGGCCGGGCCGGAC